One genomic window of Leptospira perdikensis includes the following:
- a CDS encoding adenylate/guanylate cyclase domain-containing protein, translating into MIEISAEIPFLRTSKLAFLFWDESPSSLETWDWNEGITIFFQTRRAGELEFRFGPPLWGIPTETNRLEFPFVSIHNIATNKYLANELADLGEDKTVYVLVPKGSELEARSVFARLEYLWDDKISPDRITHKFGLTGKTSSVSDSTVSHSLVSKKNNISYPPLEFVGKSGRKKEREAVLVSANDSRTHFEEVNAELTYEEREEISPADESPNHPYDLIESSFSESDVIETKSLKPELVSEPKSAETKETPEVQVFDDSSNTKFSLQLKMMGVISFLFVLSVSVIIFFASFYFKRSIELQLRDNNIRIAEIIGSKVKSDILGVVEKGRQIAITLTTQGLPETERKLLIKTFFQNDKEFIYLGIFERRENTLVMKREVFNEEELKKSSVTEEDFHAVVNRNRDALAEAFNGQAVLLNSSPGFQEPSFAIAIPTSENGENDNALVMIVKLDKIIGAFSKKGIETTFMVNGNGIALAHPKEDLILAATDLASMPIVKSMLTSAPNTGQMSYLDEELGGNYLGSFQKIGFADAGVITIVSEEKAFADVYKSQKTNLYIAGIGLCSALIFVFFFSKTITKPVLQLLTATLEIAKGNFKIGIKPTTQDEVGLLTKYFIDMGAGLEEREKVKNILGSMIDPVVVQEAMVDLAALKRGSETHITAFFSDVASFSTISEQLKSADLAALLNEYLSAMTLLLKKHEGVLDKYIGDAIVGIFNAPVPVMDHELKAARASVDMVMKLAELRTYWTENNLYSKEAQVMDARIGLNSGPAKVGFMGTDALASYTMMGDTVNLAARLEAAGKDYGVNILITDPIRDAIQGEMVTRYLDLVRVKGKNEPVKIHELIGYRSLVTPNAIEAAEIYESGFNAYLAQNWSLAIKLFTDSEKAKDKKDKSSHMLIERCEEYKLNPPGSGWDGVFTRTHK; encoded by the coding sequence ATGATAGAAATTTCCGCAGAAATTCCGTTCCTCCGAACGTCCAAACTCGCGTTTCTCTTCTGGGATGAATCTCCTAGTAGTTTAGAAACTTGGGACTGGAACGAGGGGATTACTATATTCTTTCAAACTCGGCGTGCCGGTGAATTGGAGTTTCGTTTTGGGCCTCCTCTTTGGGGAATCCCTACAGAGACAAATCGTCTCGAGTTTCCTTTTGTTTCCATTCATAATATTGCAACAAACAAGTATTTGGCGAATGAACTTGCAGATTTAGGGGAAGATAAAACTGTTTACGTTTTAGTTCCTAAGGGTTCGGAATTAGAGGCGAGATCTGTATTTGCTCGTTTGGAATATCTATGGGATGATAAAATTTCTCCGGATCGGATCACTCATAAATTTGGCCTAACTGGAAAAACAAGTTCGGTGTCCGACTCTACTGTTTCCCATTCCCTTGTTTCTAAAAAAAATAACATTAGTTATCCACCATTAGAATTTGTGGGTAAGTCTGGTCGAAAAAAAGAAAGAGAAGCTGTGTTAGTTTCTGCCAACGATTCGAGGACCCACTTTGAAGAAGTAAATGCGGAGCTTACTTATGAGGAAAGAGAAGAAATTTCTCCTGCCGATGAATCTCCGAACCATCCTTATGATTTGATCGAATCCTCTTTTTCCGAATCGGATGTGATTGAAACAAAATCGCTCAAACCAGAACTGGTTTCGGAACCAAAGTCTGCCGAAACAAAAGAAACACCTGAAGTACAGGTATTCGATGATTCATCGAATACAAAGTTTTCTCTTCAGTTGAAAATGATGGGAGTCATTAGTTTTCTATTTGTTCTTTCTGTATCTGTCATTATCTTTTTTGCTTCTTTTTATTTTAAAAGGTCCATAGAACTTCAGTTACGTGACAATAACATACGAATAGCAGAGATCATCGGCTCAAAAGTAAAATCTGATATTTTAGGTGTTGTTGAAAAAGGTCGCCAAATTGCGATTACACTTACTACTCAAGGACTTCCAGAGACCGAAAGAAAACTTCTTATCAAAACTTTTTTTCAAAATGATAAAGAATTCATTTATTTGGGAATCTTTGAAAGAAGAGAAAACACTCTTGTAATGAAACGAGAAGTTTTTAATGAAGAAGAACTGAAAAAAAGTTCCGTTACCGAAGAAGATTTCCATGCCGTAGTGAATAGAAATAGGGACGCATTGGCGGAAGCATTTAATGGTCAGGCCGTACTTTTGAATTCGAGTCCCGGTTTCCAGGAACCTTCGTTCGCCATCGCCATTCCTACATCAGAAAATGGGGAGAATGATAATGCTCTTGTGATGATTGTCAAACTCGACAAAATCATCGGTGCCTTTTCGAAAAAGGGAATTGAAACTACTTTTATGGTGAATGGAAATGGAATCGCACTCGCTCATCCGAAAGAAGATTTAATTCTTGCGGCGACGGATCTTGCTTCCATGCCTATCGTTAAGTCCATGTTAACTAGTGCACCGAATACGGGGCAGATGAGTTATTTAGATGAAGAACTCGGTGGTAACTATTTAGGATCATTTCAAAAGATTGGATTTGCGGATGCGGGTGTCATCACGATTGTGTCCGAAGAAAAGGCCTTTGCTGACGTTTACAAAAGCCAAAAAACGAATCTATACATTGCTGGGATTGGTCTTTGTTCGGCACTCATCTTTGTGTTTTTCTTTTCCAAAACAATTACAAAACCTGTATTACAACTTTTAACTGCTACTTTAGAGATTGCCAAAGGGAATTTCAAAATTGGAATCAAACCTACTACTCAAGATGAAGTAGGACTCCTTACCAAATATTTCATAGATATGGGTGCAGGTTTGGAAGAAAGAGAAAAGGTAAAAAATATTCTCGGGAGTATGATTGATCCTGTTGTGGTACAAGAAGCTATGGTGGATCTTGCTGCTTTGAAACGAGGATCAGAAACTCATATCACTGCATTTTTCTCGGATGTTGCCAGTTTTTCTACCATCTCTGAACAATTAAAGTCAGCAGATCTCGCAGCCCTTTTAAACGAATATTTATCTGCCATGACCCTTCTCTTAAAAAAACACGAAGGTGTTTTGGATAAATACATTGGGGATGCGATTGTGGGAATCTTCAATGCTCCGGTTCCAGTTATGGATCACGAACTCAAAGCTGCGCGCGCGAGTGTGGACATGGTGATGAAACTGGCTGAATTACGGACATATTGGACCGAGAACAACCTGTATTCCAAAGAAGCCCAAGTGATGGATGCTCGTATTGGACTGAACTCAGGACCTGCTAAGGTTGGTTTTATGGGAACAGATGCACTTGCTTCTTACACTATGATGGGAGATACCGTAAACCTTGCAGCAAGGCTCGAAGCAGCTGGAAAAGATTATGGTGTGAATATCCTCATCACGGACCCGATTCGTGATGCCATTCAAGGAGAGATGGTGACTCGTTATTTAGACCTTGTGAGAGTAAAAGGAAAAAATGAACCAGTCAAAATCCATGAACTTATTGGTTACCGTTCGCTTGTAACACCAAACGCGATAGAGGCGGCAGAAATTTATGAATCGGGTTTCAATGCATATTTAGCTCAAAATTGGAGTTTGGCAATCAAACTATTTACTGATTCCGAAAAAGCTAAAGATAAAAAAGATAAATCCAGTCATATGCTCATCGAACGATGTGAAGAGTATAAATTGAATCCCCCAGGTTCTGGTTGGGATGGTGTTTTTACAAGGACACATAAGTAA
- a CDS encoding FecR domain-containing protein produces the protein MRLLNDTRFVVSSLILLILLFSFLLHRNLNYRFNDSAGPTIGVITFKNKTVLRKYNDAVVWDLIESKTEVKNRDTIRTEGLSDAVLTLNDGTKINISENSMILLDISDKNININFAYGSFEAAREGTVSGDMKMNITAGDKTVEVASGDVKLDKTKSELNIKVDQGEAKLTSNGKEETIAKDQIANVTDSGVKVGKPVYRLATPEDRKNILSESGTERISFSLSGWKSDSVKQTNPYIEISLFPDFSKSFIKEKLTSASLSKKLGSGSYYWRVSYEDPTSKSKLTTEVFQFRILSDPGLRILSPKSGEVFTYSQDIPVVRFVWNPLDLYSSYSVQIAKDSNFTEGLVSKQTQNQSLAFDSLKEGSYFARIQAKSNLPGIAEKSSTVVSFQVSKKTNTTPPELLEPVRGKTFAEEQTRSQLFFSWKDDKDFSGYEWELSNDSNFQSKVKSESTKNNFLKLTGGLNIGTYFWRVKGIGSNGQAIESKSNTFTVIAKEEMELVAPANGAEVEVDERSLVVLKWRKLTGKSNYEVEIARQSDFQPLVLKETVSGNYFEFKSKDLGRFYWRVRSVEGDGDLSSVRNFQMISGMEPPSLLTPVRNETVDLFSRNSVVFTWKPVDKASGYRIHLIDISGIREKQILNERTNSTKLQFSEIQKLNVGRFRWEVAALYKQPDGTERESAYNKQDFFISVPELKVPKILTPGKIYVE, from the coding sequence ATGAGGCTGTTAAACGATACAAGATTTGTGGTTTCTTCTTTGATACTACTCATTCTTTTATTTTCCTTCCTTCTCCATAGGAATTTAAACTATCGTTTTAACGATTCTGCTGGCCCGACCATCGGGGTAATCACCTTTAAAAACAAAACCGTCCTTAGAAAATACAATGATGCTGTGGTTTGGGATTTAATTGAATCCAAAACGGAAGTAAAAAATCGCGACACTATTCGCACCGAAGGTCTATCGGACGCCGTACTTACGTTAAACGATGGAACTAAGATCAATATATCCGAAAACTCCATGATCCTTTTGGATATTTCTGATAAAAATATTAATATCAATTTTGCTTATGGATCTTTTGAAGCGGCCCGTGAAGGAACAGTTTCTGGTGATATGAAAATGAATATTACTGCAGGAGACAAAACGGTCGAGGTTGCGAGTGGTGATGTCAAACTTGATAAAACGAAATCAGAATTAAACATCAAAGTCGATCAGGGAGAAGCAAAACTTACCTCTAACGGAAAAGAAGAAACCATTGCCAAAGACCAAATTGCCAATGTTACCGATTCTGGAGTGAAGGTAGGCAAACCGGTATACCGATTGGCAACGCCGGAAGATCGTAAAAATATACTTTCTGAGTCGGGTACCGAACGGATTTCCTTTTCACTTTCTGGTTGGAAATCCGATTCAGTAAAACAAACAAACCCATATATTGAAATTTCCTTATTTCCTGATTTTTCCAAATCCTTTATTAAAGAAAAGCTAACCTCTGCTAGTTTGTCTAAAAAATTAGGGTCCGGTTCTTATTATTGGAGAGTATCTTATGAAGATCCAACTTCTAAATCCAAACTGACAACCGAAGTTTTCCAATTTAGAATTTTGAGTGATCCCGGACTTCGGATTTTAAGTCCAAAATCGGGGGAAGTCTTTACATATTCTCAAGACATACCTGTGGTTCGGTTTGTTTGGAATCCATTGGATCTTTATTCATCTTATTCTGTACAAATTGCTAAGGATTCTAATTTCACTGAGGGACTCGTATCCAAACAAACCCAGAACCAATCTCTTGCTTTTGATTCCTTAAAAGAAGGCAGTTACTTTGCAAGGATCCAAGCCAAATCCAACCTTCCTGGAATTGCTGAAAAATCGTCCACTGTGGTTAGTTTCCAAGTTTCTAAAAAAACAAATACCACTCCTCCGGAACTATTAGAACCGGTTCGTGGAAAAACATTTGCCGAAGAACAAACCCGATCGCAACTTTTCTTTTCTTGGAAAGATGATAAAGACTTTAGTGGATACGAATGGGAACTCAGTAATGATTCCAACTTTCAGTCTAAGGTAAAATCAGAATCGACAAAAAATAATTTTTTGAAACTAACCGGTGGTCTTAATATAGGAACATATTTTTGGCGAGTGAAAGGTATTGGTTCCAATGGACAGGCCATAGAATCTAAATCAAATACATTTACTGTGATTGCTAAAGAAGAAATGGAACTGGTTGCACCAGCAAACGGAGCTGAGGTGGAAGTGGACGAGCGTTCCCTTGTCGTTCTTAAATGGAGAAAGTTAACAGGTAAATCCAACTATGAAGTGGAGATTGCAAGGCAGTCAGACTTCCAACCACTTGTTTTAAAAGAAACTGTTTCTGGAAATTATTTTGAATTCAAATCAAAAGATTTGGGTAGATTTTACTGGCGGGTTCGGTCTGTAGAAGGAGATGGTGATCTCAGTTCGGTGCGTAATTTTCAGATGATATCTGGTATGGAACCACCAAGTCTTCTAACTCCCGTTCGGAATGAAACAGTGGATTTGTTTTCGAGAAACTCTGTTGTTTTTACTTGGAAACCTGTGGATAAAGCTTCTGGATATCGAATTCATTTGATTGATATATCTGGAATTCGAGAAAAACAAATTTTGAATGAACGCACCAATTCCACCAAACTACAGTTTAGCGAAATTCAAAAATTGAATGTAGGTCGGTTCCGTTGGGAAGTCGCAGCTTTGTACAAACAACCAGATGGAACAGAAAGGGAATCGGCTTATAATAAACAGGATTTTTTCATTTCTGTTCCTGAACTGAAGGTTCCTAAAATCCTAACTCCAGGAAAGATTTATGTGGAATAA
- a CDS encoding LIC11435 family protein — MWNKFSSFLLVFLVFVFSLSAQSSGEEPTQFQLRWMDVEGATGYVLEIKNSSGYLVLSERVNGTSYDLVNYTSGIYEHRVAVVNKLGKVGSYSEWVKFEVVVSKVPTLTKDSVFAVSKEEKEKVFLLEGKDFIHPMKVYMVTSGGKRILAKKVIIESDSVAKATFAVDADTDTGIYDLVLENPRNKVLTAKQRVVLSDSKEKAASFAARQERIVRKEIPEDYYETPYWSTLWRSTILPGWGQKYIDGKNWKLYVFPLVAVSATAAYASSYNKFLSARSDYQSAVLLGALLVDRQDAQLLWLVNRTNAEAKFNTAKTELGVIQAGAGILGVFLLYNIVDSYFSAKRNVANYESGFPLGESAKRVQATVTTDAGWNQTKLAYEYGSRYQIEFSSRF; from the coding sequence ATGTGGAATAAGTTTTCATCTTTTTTATTAGTTTTTTTGGTTTTTGTTTTTTCCCTTTCCGCACAGTCCTCAGGTGAAGAACCAACCCAATTCCAACTTCGTTGGATGGATGTAGAAGGTGCCACGGGTTATGTTTTGGAAATCAAAAATTCCAGTGGATACTTAGTGCTTTCCGAACGAGTGAATGGAACTAGTTATGATTTAGTTAATTATACTTCTGGAATTTATGAACACCGGGTAGCGGTAGTTAACAAACTCGGAAAAGTGGGAAGTTATTCCGAGTGGGTAAAATTTGAAGTCGTAGTATCTAAGGTTCCCACGCTGACAAAAGATTCTGTTTTTGCTGTCTCTAAAGAAGAAAAGGAAAAAGTATTTTTACTCGAAGGAAAGGATTTCATTCATCCCATGAAGGTTTATATGGTAACTAGTGGTGGAAAACGAATCCTTGCCAAAAAAGTAATCATAGAATCGGATTCGGTAGCCAAAGCGACATTTGCCGTTGATGCTGATACAGATACAGGAATTTATGATTTGGTATTAGAAAACCCTAGAAACAAAGTTCTGACTGCCAAACAGCGTGTTGTTTTATCTGATTCCAAGGAGAAAGCTGCGAGTTTTGCTGCAAGGCAAGAACGGATTGTTCGTAAAGAAATTCCAGAAGATTATTACGAAACTCCCTATTGGTCTACTCTTTGGCGTTCGACTATTTTACCTGGTTGGGGACAAAAATACATCGATGGCAAAAATTGGAAATTGTATGTATTCCCGTTAGTTGCTGTTTCTGCCACTGCAGCTTATGCGAGTTCTTATAATAAATTTTTAAGTGCAAGATCGGACTACCAATCAGCGGTATTACTTGGTGCTCTGCTAGTGGATAGGCAAGATGCACAACTTCTTTGGTTAGTGAATCGAACGAACGCAGAGGCGAAATTTAATACCGCAAAAACAGAGTTAGGTGTGATTCAGGCCGGCGCAGGTATTTTGGGTGTATTTTTACTATATAACATTGTGGATTCTTATTTTTCTGCAAAACGAAATGTGGCAAACTACGAATCAGGATTTCCCTTGGGTGAATCGGCAAAAAGGGTACAGGCAACGGTGACAACGGATGCCGGTTGGAACCAAACAAAATTGGCTTATGAATATGGGTCAAGGTACCAAATCGAATTCTCTTCTCGTTTCTGA
- the hisD gene encoding histidinol dehydrogenase: protein MPIPILNCDRNSRNQFDRFLAGAQEDLSSATERILPILEAVKSRGDKALIDYTEKFDGIKLTSITLDPQSIQTNIDPKIKESFLRAKANIEAFHEAQKRESWSKVIDGNRLGVKYTPIPSLSVYAPGGKALYPSSVLMGVIPAKIAGVGNIQLITPPQKDGLPEILIWLSQILGVSRIVTVGGAQGIAATAYGTESVPKSEFVVGPGNAYVAAAKSYLAGQGLIGIDSPAGPSEVCIIADSSANPKWVACDMLSQAEHGEDSSAILLTTDPSFANLVSEELEKAFVERPKRLEMKQNSIYKNSAILVFPNLEDCIWFSNELAPEHLEIQTKENDFVFSKIEHAGSVFLGPYSPVAMGDYISGTNHILPTARGSRIYSSLGVDTFLKRVTFQEVTKESLETLYPFVKLMSELEGLDEEHGTSVKVRTEDSI, encoded by the coding sequence ATGCCGATTCCTATCTTAAACTGTGACAGAAATTCACGGAATCAATTTGATCGTTTTCTCGCAGGAGCTCAAGAAGATTTAAGTTCTGCAACAGAGAGAATTCTTCCGATTTTAGAAGCTGTAAAATCTCGTGGGGACAAAGCTTTAATTGATTATACCGAGAAATTTGACGGCATCAAACTTACCTCGATCACACTCGACCCACAATCCATCCAAACTAATATCGATCCAAAAATCAAAGAATCCTTTCTGCGAGCTAAGGCAAATATCGAAGCTTTTCATGAAGCTCAAAAAAGAGAATCCTGGTCCAAAGTTATTGATGGTAACAGGTTAGGTGTTAAATACACTCCGATTCCTTCTTTGTCCGTATATGCCCCAGGTGGAAAGGCATTGTATCCTTCTAGTGTACTTATGGGTGTCATTCCTGCAAAAATTGCGGGAGTAGGAAATATCCAACTCATCACACCGCCCCAAAAAGACGGACTTCCTGAAATTCTGATCTGGCTTTCCCAAATCCTTGGAGTCAGCCGAATTGTCACTGTGGGAGGTGCTCAAGGGATTGCTGCCACCGCTTATGGAACAGAATCCGTTCCTAAATCAGAATTTGTTGTGGGTCCTGGAAATGCTTACGTAGCTGCCGCCAAATCTTACTTAGCGGGTCAAGGACTCATTGGAATTGATAGCCCTGCAGGTCCAAGCGAAGTTTGTATCATTGCTGATTCTTCTGCCAATCCCAAATGGGTCGCTTGTGATATGTTATCACAAGCAGAACATGGTGAGGATTCCTCTGCCATTTTACTCACCACCGATCCAAGTTTTGCCAATCTTGTGAGTGAAGAATTAGAAAAGGCATTTGTAGAACGACCGAAACGATTGGAAATGAAACAAAATTCCATCTATAAAAATTCTGCCATTCTTGTATTCCCGAATCTTGAAGATTGTATTTGGTTTTCGAATGAACTAGCACCGGAACATTTAGAAATCCAAACTAAGGAAAACGATTTTGTTTTTTCCAAAATCGAACATGCGGGAAGTGTTTTCCTTGGACCTTATTCACCAGTGGCTATGGGTGATTATATCAGTGGCACAAACCATATTCTTCCCACCGCACGTGGTAGTCGGATTTATTCTTCTCTCGGTGTGGATACCTTCTTGAAACGAGTTACTTTTCAAGAAGTCACAAAAGAATCCTTAGAAACCTTGTATCCCTTTGTTAAATTAATGTCTGAATTGGAAGGTTTGGACGAAGAACACGGAACTAGTGTTAAAGTTCGGACAGAGGATTCAATATGA
- the panC gene encoding pantoate--beta-alanine ligase: MIVISDILELKKQIGEWKREGLSIGFCPTMGSLHAGHMDLVETSKNETDKTIMSIFVNPTQFNDPKDFAQYPIKTDDDLRLCEEKGVDLVFLPEVKTMYPETKTPISLSIPELQKHLCGRTRPGHFEGVLQIVSKLFHLTEPNKTFFGLKDYQQYRVISAMVENLNFPLEVIGVPTRREKDGLAMSSRNVRLSEKDRETASLIPRMFALAKKTILGGEKDIRLWKEILRDFLLTGSSLRIDYLEVVDPIHLQPKERLEGEVLLAIAVFVGEVRLIDNQIITIPS; the protein is encoded by the coding sequence ATGATCGTTATATCCGATATATTAGAGTTAAAAAAACAGATTGGAGAATGGAAAAGAGAAGGGTTAAGTATTGGTTTTTGTCCTACTATGGGTAGTTTACATGCCGGCCATATGGATCTTGTAGAAACATCCAAGAACGAAACAGACAAAACCATTATGTCTATCTTCGTGAATCCAACTCAGTTCAACGACCCAAAGGATTTTGCGCAATATCCAATAAAAACGGACGATGATCTACGGTTATGCGAAGAAAAGGGGGTAGACTTGGTTTTTTTACCTGAGGTAAAAACAATGTACCCTGAAACTAAAACTCCCATTAGTTTAAGTATTCCTGAATTACAAAAACATCTTTGTGGTCGGACTAGGCCTGGCCACTTTGAAGGTGTATTACAAATTGTATCTAAACTATTCCATTTGACAGAACCAAATAAAACTTTTTTTGGTTTGAAAGATTACCAACAATACCGAGTGATTTCTGCGATGGTAGAAAACTTAAATTTCCCTTTGGAAGTGATCGGAGTTCCGACACGGAGGGAAAAAGATGGACTTGCCATGAGTTCGCGAAACGTTCGTTTGTCAGAAAAAGATAGAGAAACGGCAAGTTTGATTCCCCGAATGTTTGCTCTAGCCAAAAAAACCATTCTCGGGGGTGAAAAAGACATTCGACTCTGGAAAGAGATTTTAAGAGATTTTTTACTGACCGGATCTTCCCTACGTATTGATTATTTGGAAGTCGTTGATCCAATCCATCTCCAACCAAAAGAAAGATTAGAGGGTGAGGTTCTTTTGGCGATTGCTGTATTTGTAGGTGAAGTCCGCCTCATAGACAATCAAATCATAACCATTCCTAGTTAA